Proteins co-encoded in one Natrinema sp. CBA1119 genomic window:
- a CDS encoding acyl-CoA dehydrogenase family protein, whose protein sequence is MIRSQVRELCDDYWRERDLNHEYPTEFFEAFADGGWFGITIPEAYGRGTASRRHRWSNRRSRGRAPGWRGPRSPSTTRSARNRSSRSATRSPSRCANALSAPTAG, encoded by the coding sequence ATGATCCGCTCGCAGGTGCGCGAACTCTGCGACGACTACTGGCGCGAGCGGGACCTGAACCACGAGTACCCGACCGAATTCTTCGAGGCGTTCGCCGACGGGGGCTGGTTCGGGATCACGATCCCCGAAGCGTACGGCAGGGGTACGGCGTCCAGGAGACATCGCTGGTCCAACAGGAGATCGCGCGGTCGGGCGCCGGGATGGCGGGGACCTCGATCACCGTCCACCACACGTTCAGCACGGAACCGCTCGTCGCGTTCGGCGACGAGGAGCCCCTCGAGGTGTGCGAACGCGCTATCCGCGCCCACGGCGGGATAG
- a CDS encoding thiamine pyrophosphate-binding protein, translating into MKVNEAIIDCLTENDVDTLFGIPGKQSLPLNESISERDDIQFVMARHETAVSHQAWGYAETSGGMAATVVIPGPGDMNAMNGLKNALNDCTPLLHIAVETEPEIRGGDGIHETPPDTYDNVVKENITVETPESTVAELQRAIDAAQTAPTGPVRIGIPKNFLKMDVSLAERGDIERQSFSGVPEGKVAAAAALLADASKPIIVAGGGVRASEASDELRAVAERLEAPVVLTYKGKAVFPDDHELMGGVLCGGTGTAVKELIADADAALGVGTDFDAVSLHGWSIEIPDDLVHVTLGADDIGTGYEPAVGIVADAARTLEALDGELADRSIAGGNGRERVRKTRDAVDERLEELRAVTEAPLTSVKALDAIRAGTPRDAVVAVDAGGFRLWTLVMFPTYEPRDYVNPGSWATMGSGVPSAIGAKVANPEQDVVALTGDGGLLMCLHELHTLADEEIDVTVVVLNNSDYAIISEEAGRSYRMDEGEYGWEETPVSYTTVAEGLGLEVERAETSDEIESTVADAIASDGPTLVEIPTDPYEPQSGVWMN; encoded by the coding sequence ATGAAGGTCAACGAGGCGATTATCGATTGCCTGACTGAGAACGACGTCGACACCTTGTTCGGCATCCCAGGCAAGCAATCGCTCCCACTGAACGAGTCTATCAGCGAACGCGACGACATTCAGTTCGTGATGGCTCGCCACGAAACCGCAGTCTCACACCAGGCGTGGGGATATGCCGAGACCAGCGGCGGCATGGCCGCGACGGTGGTCATTCCGGGACCGGGAGATATGAACGCGATGAACGGGCTAAAGAACGCGCTGAACGACTGTACGCCGCTTCTGCACATCGCCGTGGAGACCGAGCCGGAGATCCGCGGCGGCGACGGGATACACGAGACGCCGCCCGACACGTACGACAACGTCGTCAAGGAGAACATAACCGTCGAGACACCGGAGAGCACCGTCGCCGAACTCCAGCGAGCGATCGACGCCGCGCAGACGGCGCCGACCGGTCCCGTCCGGATCGGGATTCCGAAGAACTTCCTCAAGATGGACGTCTCGCTCGCCGAACGAGGCGATATCGAGCGACAGAGCTTCAGCGGCGTTCCCGAGGGCAAAGTCGCCGCCGCGGCGGCCCTTCTCGCGGACGCGTCGAAGCCGATCATCGTCGCCGGCGGCGGCGTTCGAGCGTCCGAGGCGAGCGACGAACTGCGAGCGGTCGCCGAACGGCTCGAGGCACCGGTCGTCCTCACGTACAAGGGAAAGGCCGTCTTCCCCGACGACCACGAGCTCATGGGCGGCGTCCTCTGTGGCGGGACCGGAACGGCCGTCAAGGAGTTGATCGCGGACGCCGACGCGGCACTCGGCGTCGGCACCGACTTCGACGCGGTCTCCTTGCACGGCTGGTCGATCGAAATTCCCGACGACCTCGTCCACGTGACCCTCGGCGCCGACGACATCGGCACCGGGTACGAGCCGGCGGTCGGCATCGTCGCCGACGCGGCCCGGACGCTCGAGGCGCTCGACGGCGAACTGGCGGACCGATCGATCGCCGGCGGAAACGGCCGCGAGCGGGTGCGGAAGACGCGGGACGCGGTCGACGAGCGCCTCGAGGAGCTGCGAGCGGTGACCGAGGCGCCGCTGACGTCCGTCAAGGCGCTGGACGCGATTCGGGCGGGAACGCCGCGCGACGCGGTCGTCGCCGTCGACGCGGGCGGCTTCCGGCTGTGGACGCTCGTGATGTTCCCCACCTACGAGCCCCGCGATTACGTCAATCCGGGGTCGTGGGCGACGATGGGATCGGGAGTCCCCTCGGCTATCGGGGCGAAGGTCGCGAACCCCGAACAGGATGTCGTGGCACTCACCGGTGACGGCGGGTTGTTGATGTGTCTTCACGAATTGCACACGCTGGCGGACGAGGAGATTGACGTGACGGTCGTCGTCCTCAACAACAGCGACTACGCGATCATCAGCGAAGAGGCCGGTCGGAGCTACCGGATGGACGAGGGCGAGTACGGCTGGGAGGAAACGCCGGTTTCCTACACCACGGTCGCCGAGGGGCTCGGCCTCGAGGTCGAGCGGGCGGAAACATCGGACGAGATCGAATCGACCGTGGCCGACGCCATCGCGAGCGACGGCCCGACGCTCGTCGAGATTCCGACCGATCCCTACGAACCCCAGTCCGGCGTCTGGATGAACTGA
- the ddh gene encoding D-2-hydroxyacid dehydrogenase has translation MVTNIERLGIQESVEAICPPSELAGYLSDLPVEVTVVDEAEIADCDAVVTRNYFDALLEIDWIHSTQAGVDRFPLEALADAGVALTNSSGIHGRTVGENVAGYLLAFARRLHDQIASATERRWERPAWDEAFTLPGTTACVVGTGTLGRGIADVVGPLGVQVTGVRQSDDPVPGFDEIYTTDALHEAIADATFVVAAVPLTEDTRELFGAAEFETMRSDAYFVNVARGAIADEPALIDALESGAIRGAALDVFETEPLPRESPLWTMEEVIVTPHAAAYTRDYHRDVGDIVRRNVKRLEAGRELTNRVV, from the coding sequence ATGGTAACCAATATCGAGCGACTCGGCATTCAGGAGTCCGTCGAGGCCATCTGTCCGCCGTCTGAACTCGCGGGGTACCTCTCCGATCTACCGGTCGAAGTCACTGTCGTGGACGAAGCGGAAATCGCGGACTGTGACGCGGTCGTCACGCGCAACTACTTCGACGCGCTGCTCGAGATCGACTGGATCCACTCGACACAGGCGGGCGTCGACCGCTTCCCACTCGAGGCCCTCGCCGACGCGGGGGTCGCGCTCACCAACAGCAGCGGCATCCACGGCCGGACGGTCGGCGAGAACGTCGCGGGCTATCTGCTCGCGTTCGCCCGTCGGCTTCACGACCAGATCGCGAGCGCGACGGAACGGCGCTGGGAGCGCCCGGCGTGGGACGAGGCGTTCACCCTGCCCGGAACCACTGCCTGTGTCGTCGGGACGGGAACGCTCGGCCGGGGCATCGCCGACGTCGTGGGACCGCTCGGTGTCCAGGTGACCGGCGTCCGCCAGTCGGACGACCCCGTCCCGGGGTTCGATGAGATCTACACGACCGATGCGCTCCACGAGGCGATCGCCGACGCGACGTTCGTGGTCGCCGCCGTTCCCCTGACCGAGGATACTCGCGAACTCTTCGGCGCGGCCGAGTTCGAAACGATGCGGTCGGACGCGTACTTCGTCAACGTCGCTCGCGGCGCAATCGCTGACGAGCCGGCGCTGATCGACGCCCTCGAAAGCGGAGCCATCCGGGGCGCTGCGCTCGACGTCTTCGAGACTGAACCGCTCCCCCGGGAGTCGCCGCTGTGGACTATGGAGGAGGTAATCGTCACGCCGCACGCCGCGGCGTACACTCGTGACTACCACCGCGACGTGGGCGACATCGTTCGCAGAAACGTCAAGCGACTCGAGGCGGGCAGAGAACTAACCAATCGAGTCGTGTGA
- a CDS encoding HpcH/HpaI aldolase/citrate lyase family protein: MTGGDFRERFLEGDALGTWVSIGHPAIVEAAARAGFDFVLIDGEHTAMSLETVADLARAAAAAPGELAVIVRPAWNDPVRIKRILDIGVDGIMVPMIDTPDAAEELVRATRYPPDGERGVASGRAAGYGQNFVDYVAEGHRSLLTIAQIETPTGVEHAAEIAATDGIDALFVGPADLSASLGVFAEWDAPELDEAMADVIDAGAAADAPVGTLTVRESDVADRVERGFDYQIAGKDMTTLIETGERIRETYEESVSSRE; encoded by the coding sequence ATGACGGGCGGCGACTTCAGGGAACGGTTCCTCGAGGGCGACGCGCTCGGGACGTGGGTCTCGATCGGACACCCGGCGATCGTCGAGGCGGCGGCGAGAGCGGGGTTCGACTTCGTTCTCATCGACGGCGAACACACCGCGATGAGCCTCGAGACCGTTGCCGACCTCGCTCGCGCGGCCGCCGCCGCGCCCGGCGAGCTCGCCGTGATCGTCCGGCCCGCGTGGAACGATCCGGTGCGGATCAAGCGGATCCTCGACATCGGTGTCGACGGGATCATGGTTCCGATGATCGACACGCCGGACGCGGCCGAAGAGCTGGTGCGGGCCACGCGGTACCCGCCCGACGGCGAGCGGGGAGTCGCATCGGGGCGGGCGGCCGGCTACGGGCAGAACTTCGTCGACTACGTCGCAGAGGGGCACCGATCGCTACTCACGATCGCACAGATCGAGACGCCGACCGGCGTCGAACACGCGGCCGAGATCGCGGCGACCGACGGCATCGATGCGCTGTTCGTCGGTCCCGCGGACCTCTCGGCGTCGCTCGGCGTCTTCGCGGAGTGGGACGCGCCCGAACTCGACGAAGCGATGGCCGACGTTATCGACGCCGGCGCGGCCGCCGACGCGCCAGTCGGAACGCTCACCGTCCGCGAATCGGATGTCGCGGACCGCGTCGAGCGAGGGTTCGATTATCAGATCGCCGGCAAGGACATGACGACGCTCATCGAAACCGGCGAGCGGATCCGCGAGACGTACGAGGAGAGCGTCTCGAGCCGAGAGTAG
- a CDS encoding VOC family protein, giving the protein MDVLHTAIWVDDIEAQLEFYCDGLGLERTREFDLDGVTNTYVAGESDAEIQFKHDGTERDPKPAGIDHLAVGIDDIDGTVDDLVEHYGSEVVEGPRTVDEKDIRLAFVTAPEGYVVELIETLED; this is encoded by the coding sequence ATGGATGTCCTGCATACGGCCATCTGGGTCGACGACATCGAGGCGCAACTGGAGTTTTACTGCGACGGGCTCGGACTCGAGCGCACGCGAGAGTTCGATCTCGACGGCGTGACGAACACGTACGTCGCCGGGGAGAGCGACGCTGAGATCCAGTTTAAACACGACGGGACGGAACGGGACCCGAAGCCGGCCGGGATCGATCATCTCGCCGTCGGGATCGACGACATCGACGGTACCGTCGACGACCTCGTGGAGCACTACGGCAGTGAGGTGGTCGAAGGACCCCGAACCGTCGACGAGAAGGACATCCGACTCGCGTTCGTGACGGCCCCCGAAGGGTACGTCGTCGAACTCATCGAGACGCTCGAGGACTGA
- a CDS encoding MFS transporter, with the protein MKLRYEHTVLTLCTFAFFATMVARLAISPIVPAITDDFGIGNTVIGVALTGMWMAYALMQFPSGVFADRFGERSIVLLSVGGTTVMSVLLAISPFYPLFVLSMIILGGVAGLHYSAATTLLDRTYDNLGFAIGVHTIGSSAAGLVAPVTVAWISVRYGWRPAIAVGAAIAAPIFLLFALRVHPTEPHRPDQPLRERVQVAELANILGKPQIAFTVAVASVGAFVWQGTASFLPTFLVEYRGQSSTTAGIVFSAYFVVQSIVKPGIGALSDRFGRDVTTFACMITSVVGLALFVTVPGFVGVAGGVVLIANGLSWAVAVEPRFMDNMTDQERGAGFGLVRTTYLTVASLGSVAVGFFADAFGWAVSFGMLMVLLTLVAVALAVNWLLDLGY; encoded by the coding sequence ATGAAGTTGCGATACGAGCACACGGTGCTCACGCTCTGTACGTTTGCGTTCTTCGCGACGATGGTCGCGCGCCTCGCGATCAGCCCGATCGTCCCCGCCATCACCGACGATTTCGGGATCGGAAACACCGTCATCGGCGTCGCGCTCACGGGGATGTGGATGGCGTACGCGCTGATGCAGTTTCCGAGCGGCGTCTTCGCCGATCGGTTCGGCGAGCGGTCGATCGTTCTGCTTTCGGTCGGCGGAACAACCGTTATGAGCGTCTTGCTCGCTATTTCTCCGTTTTATCCCCTCTTCGTCCTGTCCATGATCATCCTCGGGGGCGTTGCCGGGCTCCACTACAGTGCGGCGACGACTCTGCTCGATCGAACGTACGACAACCTGGGGTTCGCTATCGGCGTCCACACGATCGGGTCGTCTGCGGCCGGACTCGTCGCGCCCGTTACCGTCGCATGGATCAGCGTCCGGTACGGCTGGCGACCGGCGATTGCGGTCGGTGCGGCGATCGCCGCACCTATCTTTCTGCTGTTCGCTCTGCGAGTCCACCCGACCGAGCCACATCGCCCTGACCAGCCACTCCGAGAGCGGGTCCAGGTCGCGGAACTGGCGAACATCCTCGGCAAACCCCAAATCGCGTTCACTGTCGCCGTTGCGTCGGTCGGCGCGTTCGTCTGGCAGGGGACGGCCTCCTTTCTGCCGACGTTTCTCGTCGAATACCGGGGTCAGTCCTCGACGACGGCTGGCATCGTATTTTCCGCGTACTTCGTCGTCCAGTCGATCGTCAAGCCCGGAATCGGTGCGCTGTCGGACCGCTTCGGTCGCGACGTAACGACGTTCGCCTGTATGATTACCAGCGTCGTCGGTCTGGCGCTGTTCGTCACCGTTCCCGGATTCGTCGGCGTCGCCGGCGGCGTCGTGTTGATCGCCAACGGGTTGAGTTGGGCGGTTGCAGTGGAGCCCCGGTTTATGGACAACATGACCGACCAGGAGCGCGGTGCCGGCTTCGGACTCGTCAGGACGACGTATCTCACGGTCGCCTCGCTCGGGTCAGTCGCAGTCGGCTTCTTCGCCGACGCCTTCGGCTGGGCGGTCTCGTTTGGTATGCTAATGGTCCTATTGACGCTCGTTGCCGTCGCACTGGCCGTCAATTGGCTGCTCGATCTCGGGTACTGA
- a CDS encoding acyl-CoA dehydrogenase family protein: protein MAGTSITVHHTFSTEPLVAFGDEEPLEVCERAIRAHGGIGYASEYDVERYWRESMINVIAPISNEMVKNYIAGHVLGLPKAY, encoded by the coding sequence ATGGCGGGGACCTCGATCACCGTCCACCACACGTTCAGCACGGAACCGCTCGTCGCGTTCGGCGACGAGGAGCCCCTCGAGGTGTGCGAACGCGCTATCCGCGCCCACGGCGGGATAGGGTACGCCAGCGAGTACGATGTCGAACGGTACTGGCGCGAGTCGATGATCAACGTCATTGCGCCGATCTCGAACGAGATGGTGAAGAACTACATCGCCGGACACGTGCTCGGTCTGCCGAAGGCGTACTGA
- a CDS encoding cupin domain-containing protein, with translation MEYTVVDSEDVPLTDLSEIDEMPPDLDIRAVDEELDCQNTAVKIWYFDEGEEIGYHAHTEQEELFYVLEGTFSLKLGRSGEEEFVEADEGTFWVAAPKIGHGHRCISDDGGAVLAFGAPPVDDPGRDPHSISDEEIDG, from the coding sequence ATGGAGTACACTGTTGTCGATAGCGAGGATGTACCGCTCACTGACCTCTCTGAAATCGACGAAATGCCGCCGGATCTGGACATTCGGGCCGTTGACGAGGAGCTCGACTGTCAGAATACTGCAGTGAAGATCTGGTACTTCGACGAGGGCGAAGAGATCGGCTATCACGCGCACACGGAGCAGGAGGAACTCTTCTACGTCCTCGAGGGAACGTTCTCGTTGAAACTCGGCCGCTCAGGCGAGGAGGAGTTCGTCGAGGCAGACGAGGGGACCTTCTGGGTTGCTGCGCCGAAGATCGGCCACGGCCATCGCTGTATCAGTGATGATGGTGGCGCTGTCCTTGCGTTCGGCGCGCCACCAGTCGACGACCCTGGCCGTGATCCGCACTCGATTTCTGACGAAGAGATAGACGGTTGA
- the tnpA gene encoding IS200/IS605 family transposase has translation MVKSTRHAKYELYYHIVFVPKSGETEGPADLAEQGSAQYRRSHLTGKMKERLEAIFTEICKDKGLELAESEVMPDHVHLFIGSPPKNAPSLIVNWIKGISARKYNQRYDDRVKWTRSYYVSTAGSESKGAVERYIAEQEGDDE, from the coding sequence ATGGTAAAGAGTACCCGTCACGCGAAATACGAACTCTACTACCACATAGTGTTCGTACCGAAATCGGGCGAGACCGAAGGTCCCGCTGACCTCGCGGAACAGGGTTCCGCTCAGTATCGGCGTTCGCACTTGACGGGGAAGATGAAGGAACGTCTCGAAGCCATCTTCACGGAAATCTGTAAGGATAAGGGCCTCGAATTGGCCGAGTCCGAGGTCATGCCTGACCACGTACACCTGTTCATCGGGAGTCCACCCAAGAACGCCCCGTCACTCATCGTCAACTGGATCAAAGGTATCTCGGCGCGGAAGTACAACCAGCGGTACGACGACCGCGTGAAGTGGACTCGTTCGTACTACGTCAGTACGGCGGGTAGTGAATCGAAGGGCGCTGTCGAACGCTACATCGCTGAACAGGAGGGTGACGACGAATGA
- a CDS encoding RNA-guided endonuclease TnpB family protein — MKRVNTFEVVPQSESDKECLLRLLDASASLWNELTYERRQKYFGDGDVWDTSEYRGRYNGVVGSATVQQVTRKNSEAWRSFFSLKEKGEYANPPSYWGNEEDGRELRTYIRCNQYTSQWGKRSRLEIPVGQELKDEYGLGYHERLRLEVRGNPKWDGKQGRLELEYDEVSDTFRAFQPVSVPDSRLDSPLASHEAALDVGANNLVACSTTTGNQYLYDGRELFGRFRETTDEIARLQSKLREGRYSSKRIRRLYRQQTKRRDHAQNALVRDLVERLYDEGVATVYVSDLTDVLETHWSVRVNKKTHNFWAFKKFIHRLACVCEEYGISLEAESEAWTSQTCPECGDHDPTVRHGDTLTCPCGFEGHADLTASETFLRENSDCEIRPMARPVRFEWDDHQWSGKPHPQESPKEVRTNPQVASVGR, encoded by the coding sequence ATGAAGCGCGTCAACACCTTCGAGGTGGTTCCACAGTCCGAGAGCGACAAAGAGTGCCTTCTACGGCTACTCGATGCTTCCGCCTCGCTTTGGAACGAACTGACCTACGAACGTCGTCAGAAATACTTCGGTGACGGCGACGTGTGGGACACCTCTGAGTACCGAGGGCGCTACAACGGTGTCGTCGGGAGCGCGACCGTTCAACAGGTCACACGTAAGAACAGCGAAGCGTGGCGGTCGTTCTTCTCCCTCAAGGAGAAAGGCGAGTACGCTAACCCACCGTCTTACTGGGGCAACGAGGAGGACGGACGCGAACTCCGCACCTACATTCGGTGCAACCAGTACACAAGTCAGTGGGGGAAGCGAAGTCGTCTCGAAATTCCTGTCGGGCAAGAACTGAAAGACGAATACGGACTCGGCTACCACGAACGACTCCGCCTCGAAGTCCGAGGCAACCCGAAATGGGACGGCAAACAGGGTCGTCTGGAACTTGAGTACGACGAGGTGAGCGACACGTTCAGGGCTTTCCAACCAGTCAGCGTACCTGATTCTCGACTGGATTCACCACTGGCTTCTCACGAAGCCGCCCTCGACGTTGGCGCGAACAACCTCGTCGCGTGTTCCACGACTACTGGGAACCAGTATCTCTACGACGGTCGGGAGTTGTTCGGACGGTTCCGCGAGACGACCGACGAAATCGCCCGCCTACAGTCGAAACTCCGCGAAGGACGCTACTCCTCAAAACGGATTCGACGGCTGTACCGACAGCAGACGAAGCGTCGTGACCACGCACAGAACGCGCTGGTGCGCGACCTCGTTGAACGGCTGTACGACGAGGGTGTAGCGACGGTGTACGTGAGTGACTTGACCGACGTGCTGGAAACGCACTGGTCGGTCAGGGTGAACAAGAAGACGCACAACTTCTGGGCGTTCAAGAAATTTATCCACCGTCTCGCGTGTGTCTGTGAGGAATACGGTATCAGCCTTGAAGCCGAGTCGGAAGCGTGGACGAGTCAGACGTGTCCTGAGTGTGGCGACCACGACCCGACGGTTCGCCATGGGGATACGCTGACATGTCCGTGTGGATTCGAGGGGCATGCCGACCTCACGGCGTCAGAGACGTTCCTTCGAGAAAACAGCGATTGCGAAATCAGGCCGATGGCACGGCCCGTGCGATTCGAGTGGGACGACCACCAATGGTCGGGGAAACCACACCCTCAGGAAAGTCCCAAAGAAGTGCGCACAAACCCGCAAGTTGCCTCCGTGGGTCGGTAG
- a CDS encoding cysteine dioxygenase family protein — protein MVSSESDPEPEFIDDSDRLREFVETVKATADEHEAVPPLLESLADPFEELLADDDWLAERYQELAMDDVDDKGNMGEDIAQWLLYREGNKLSVFTLVLPPGASTPVHDHLAWGLVGIYGGTQREDFYRRVDDATNDEGEAELERIRTERMERGDYYELIPPNNDIHSVETTSDEPSVSVHLLGADVGCIERHAFDADGGSVELFHSGYTNVECEDVLETPDTGHQHGHDHDHTHNGDT, from the coding sequence ATGGTCTCATCCGAATCGGACCCCGAACCGGAGTTCATCGACGATTCCGATCGACTGCGTGAATTCGTCGAGACGGTGAAAGCGACCGCTGACGAACACGAGGCGGTGCCACCGCTGCTCGAGTCGCTGGCGGACCCGTTCGAGGAACTTCTCGCGGACGATGACTGGCTTGCTGAACGGTATCAAGAACTCGCCATGGACGACGTGGACGACAAGGGCAACATGGGAGAGGACATCGCCCAGTGGCTGCTGTACCGGGAGGGAAACAAACTGTCGGTGTTCACGCTCGTCCTGCCGCCGGGCGCCTCGACGCCGGTCCACGATCATCTCGCCTGGGGGCTCGTCGGAATCTACGGTGGAACGCAACGCGAAGACTTCTACCGCCGGGTCGATGACGCAACGAACGACGAAGGCGAGGCGGAACTCGAACGGATTCGGACCGAGCGCATGGAACGGGGTGACTACTACGAACTGATCCCGCCGAACAACGATATCCACTCCGTCGAGACGACGTCGGACGAACCCAGCGTCAGCGTCCACCTGCTCGGCGCGGATGTCGGCTGTATCGAACGGCACGCGTTCGACGCCGACGGTGGCTCAGTCGAACTGTTCCATTCCGGCTACACGAACGTCGAGTGCGAGGACGTTCTCGAAACGCCGGACACAGGACACCAGCATGGGCACGACCACGACCATACCCACAACGGCGATACGTGA